One genomic segment of Bdellovibrionales bacterium includes these proteins:
- a CDS encoding flagellin FliC, whose amino-acid sequence MSLTVSTNISSIAAQNTLARSQRSLEKSFTQLASGSRITKAADDAAGLSISETLKSTIRGYTQSQRNANDGISMVQVAEGGLAEVSNILTRMRELGVQASSDTVGDTERGFIDKEVQQLKSEMQRIAESTRFGQTRLLDGSGQEFSFQVDIGNNDFQDRINFDSSAQVATTPELGVDGFDFSSKDGAREALDILEGSQRQVNGYRATLGAIQNRLISTAENLGVAIENFSAANSRIRDTDVAQSSAELARNNILLSASIGVLAQANQTPAAALRLINQ is encoded by the coding sequence ATGTCCTTAACAGTAAGTACCAATATCTCGTCCATAGCGGCGCAAAACACTCTGGCTCGTAGCCAGCGAAGTTTGGAGAAAAGCTTTACTCAGCTAGCGAGCGGAAGCAGGATCACCAAAGCTGCAGACGATGCCGCTGGTTTGTCGATCAGCGAAACTCTGAAATCAACTATTCGGGGATACACTCAGTCTCAGCGCAATGCCAATGATGGAATCTCAATGGTCCAGGTCGCTGAAGGGGGACTGGCGGAGGTCAGCAATATTCTCACTCGCATGAGAGAACTAGGGGTTCAGGCCTCATCGGACACTGTAGGGGATACTGAAAGGGGCTTTATTGATAAAGAAGTTCAGCAGTTAAAATCTGAGATGCAGCGAATTGCTGAATCGACAAGATTTGGACAGACCCGTTTGTTAGATGGATCGGGCCAGGAATTTTCGTTTCAAGTAGATATAGGAAATAATGATTTTCAGGATCGAATCAATTTCGACTCCAGTGCACAAGTTGCAACCACTCCTGAATTGGGTGTGGATGGATTTGACTTTTCGTCAAAGGATGGAGCACGCGAAGCACTTGATATCCTGGAAGGATCTCAGCGCCAGGTCAATGGATATCGTGCCACATTGGGAGCCATACAAAACCGCTTGATTTCCACAGCGGAAAATCTGGGAGTCGCAATCGAGAATTTCTCTGCCGCGAATTCTCGAATTAGAGATACTGATGTAGCCCAATCCTCGGCGGAATTGGCAAGGAACAATATTTTGTTAAGCGCCTCAATAGGAGTACTTGCACAGGCTAACCAAACACCGGCGGCGGCATTGCGTTTGATAAATCAATAG